A genomic stretch from Desulfotignum balticum DSM 7044 includes:
- a CDS encoding ExbD/TolR family protein, whose translation MLKFKKHTHRYQIQAPLTSLIDIVFLLLIYFLLTTNFIVEEGIKIKLPQATASAPQIKQEITVFVDKEGTAFMADQKIPMDQLYTRLKEKIGNDPDRLVIIKADKTVILNKAVKVMDIAKAAGAARLSLATEKGL comes from the coding sequence ATGCTGAAATTTAAAAAACACACCCACCGGTACCAGATCCAGGCTCCGCTGACCTCCCTGATCGATATCGTGTTTCTGCTGCTGATCTATTTTCTGCTCACCACCAATTTCATTGTGGAGGAAGGCATCAAGATCAAACTGCCCCAGGCCACGGCATCGGCCCCCCAGATCAAACAGGAGATCACCGTGTTTGTGGACAAGGAAGGGACCGCTTTTATGGCGGACCAGAAAATCCCCATGGACCAGCTGTATACCCGGCTCAAAGAAAAAATCGGCAATGATCCGGACCGCCTGGTGATCATCAAGGCGGACAAAACCGTTATTTTAAACAAGGCCGTCAAGGTCATGGACATTGCCAAGGCCGCGGGTGCAGCCCGGCTGAGCCTGGCAACGGAAAAAGGGCTCTGA
- a CDS encoding MotA/TolQ/ExbB proton channel family protein: MLAFLSKGGILVIPILFCSVLVLAIFFERMIRYAVNRRRGKEIELKIADLVAKGMEEDALTLAGQSNSPMGRILEKAIQARDLDKDTLESVIVNATENEVRDLSAYLQALATIGNIAPLLGLLGTIIGMIKAFMVIQDMGGKVNAAVLAGGIWEAMLTTALGLAVALPTMVAHSYLLSKVDKYEARLQNGSVLFLKAVAAKDR; encoded by the coding sequence ATGCTGGCATTTTTATCCAAAGGCGGGATCCTGGTCATCCCCATATTGTTCTGCTCCGTTCTGGTTCTGGCCATTTTTTTTGAGCGCATGATCCGGTATGCGGTCAACCGGCGGCGGGGAAAGGAAATTGAACTCAAAATCGCCGATCTGGTGGCCAAAGGCATGGAAGAAGATGCCCTGACCCTGGCCGGACAGAGCAACTCTCCCATGGGCCGGATTCTTGAAAAAGCGATCCAGGCAAGGGACCTGGACAAAGACACCCTGGAATCGGTGATTGTGAATGCCACGGAAAACGAGGTCCGAGACCTGTCCGCCTATCTCCAGGCCCTGGCCACCATCGGCAACATCGCACCGCTGCTGGGGCTTTTAGGCACCATCATCGGCATGATCAAGGCGTTCATGGTGATCCAGGACATGGGCGGCAAAGTGAATGCCGCGGTTCTGGCCGGCGGCATCTGGGAAGCCATGCTCACCACGGCGTTAGGGCTGGCTGTGGCCCTGCCCACCATGGTGGCCCATTCCTATCTGCTGTCCAAAGTGGACAAATATGAAGCAAGGCTGCAGAACGGCTCGGTCCTGTTTTTGAAAGCCGTTGCCGCAAAGGACCGGTAA
- a CDS encoding energy transducer TonB encodes MAQHSHMSVNWLLHGFILVSFGIHVLIFLHMAGIYENRAMSYIELTLQQVSKPSTRDIPSPRLRRQQVQKTTVTPIYPKPFQVPKMKLDPVVTRTPTVTNDQIPIPQMPDTVSAASVPVTGFSAQPESVADTTDVQTQFTTARDYFEMLNLRIHSVKKYPESARSRHIQGRVKVKFVLLADGSLKEVQVVKTSRHKNLDEAAVTAVKKAAPFPRPPASLFKTPVTFQIHILFELT; translated from the coding sequence ATGGCACAGCATTCCCATATGTCCGTCAACTGGCTGCTCCATGGGTTCATCCTGGTTTCTTTTGGCATCCATGTCCTGATTTTTCTTCATATGGCAGGCATCTATGAGAACCGGGCCATGTCCTATATCGAACTCACCTTGCAGCAGGTGTCCAAACCGTCCACCCGGGACATTCCCTCCCCCCGGCTCCGGCGACAGCAGGTCCAGAAGACCACTGTCACGCCCATCTACCCCAAACCATTTCAAGTCCCAAAAATGAAGCTGGACCCGGTGGTGACCCGGACACCCACCGTGACAAACGATCAGATTCCGATACCCCAGATGCCCGACACTGTGAGTGCGGCGTCGGTGCCGGTCACGGGATTCAGTGCCCAGCCGGAATCCGTGGCGGATACCACGGATGTCCAAACACAATTCACCACGGCCCGGGACTATTTTGAAATGCTGAATTTAAGGATTCACAGCGTCAAAAAATATCCGGAATCCGCCCGATCCCGGCATATTCAGGGGCGTGTCAAGGTCAAATTCGTGCTCCTGGCGGACGGTTCCCTTAAAGAAGTTCAGGTGGTGAAAACCTCCCGGCACAAAAATCTGGATGAGGCGGCCGTCACTGCCGTCAAAAAAGCGGCCCCGTTTCCCAGACCCCCGGCATCTCTTTTTAAAACCCCGGTCACATTTCAGATTCACATTCTTTTTGAACTGACCTGA
- a CDS encoding TonB-dependent receptor plug domain-containing protein, producing MKPKKWYVFGIVLWLYIGMSLAMAAEDAKQPSTTVYSLGEVVVSADSPENTPVKTVEITAEDIEKRHALTLAKALELLPGVDIRRGGEGVPRVNIRGFRSRHTILLLNGIPMNSTYDSQFDPNMISTENIAKIKVSYGGHSVLYGQGGLAGVINIITKQGTTGLGGDVSAEMDENGNHYTKLNVGGGNDKVSFFGAVNNYDSDGFHVSDNFDPTSQEDGNERNNSDSERLSLFGNLVYQMTDEIEMGLTLERTTGEYGTPPMTVDDKKDPFYKKPKYDRTEDLETLSGQVSMSYTPKGMFGFRGWVFANTNDQENARYDDDTYSTMTKKNTYQSNDETKIKGAAFQTRADFGTAGNAVLGLSTEASDYTSDFRNVDKDNVPPTAYYYDHGLDMYSAALEYNVRLLSKLGVTAGYSHHWQTKDEGSDVDKGSYMAGLSYDLTDSTILRASYARKIRFPDIKQLYDPKSGNADLVPEESKNYEAGITQRLFGDMTLDLAVFKHDVSQYIEKNDATELYKNWESYEFKGFEIYLFKPFLTSGTIGLGYSYLDTEDKSAGAQRDELQYRPAHKYTLDVGYTWDFGLRVHADILHTADQYYYSDNFDKGKLKDYTLVNVKLEQKVYKDSVFLYLGLDNLTDENYEESYGLPQAGRTGYAGIRMTF from the coding sequence ATGAAACCAAAAAAATGGTATGTATTCGGCATTGTTTTATGGCTTTATATCGGTATGTCTCTGGCAATGGCTGCCGAAGATGCAAAACAACCATCAACCACGGTTTATTCTCTGGGTGAAGTGGTTGTTTCGGCAGACAGTCCGGAAAATACCCCGGTCAAAACGGTGGAGATCACGGCAGAAGACATTGAAAAACGGCATGCCCTGACCCTGGCCAAAGCCCTGGAACTGTTGCCGGGAGTGGATATCCGGCGGGGCGGCGAAGGGGTCCCCCGGGTCAATATCCGGGGATTCAGAAGCCGGCACACCATTCTGCTGCTCAACGGGATTCCCATGAACTCCACCTATGACAGCCAGTTCGACCCCAACATGATTTCCACGGAAAACATCGCCAAAATCAAGGTGTCCTATGGGGGCCATTCCGTGCTCTACGGCCAGGGAGGGCTTGCCGGGGTCATCAATATCATCACCAAGCAGGGAACAACAGGACTTGGCGGAGATGTGTCGGCAGAAATGGATGAAAACGGCAACCATTACACCAAACTCAATGTGGGGGGCGGCAATGATAAGGTCAGTTTTTTCGGCGCTGTCAACAATTATGATTCCGACGGGTTTCACGTGTCCGACAATTTTGATCCCACCTCCCAGGAAGATGGGAATGAGCGAAACAACAGCGACAGTGAACGGTTGAGTCTGTTCGGCAACCTGGTGTACCAGATGACCGACGAGATTGAAATGGGCCTGACATTGGAAAGGACGACCGGCGAGTATGGCACACCCCCCATGACTGTGGATGACAAGAAAGATCCGTTCTACAAAAAGCCGAAATACGATCGCACCGAGGATTTAGAAACTCTTTCCGGTCAGGTGTCCATGAGTTACACCCCCAAAGGGATGTTCGGTTTCAGAGGCTGGGTGTTTGCCAACACAAACGACCAGGAAAATGCCCGGTACGATGATGACACCTACAGCACCATGACCAAGAAAAACACCTATCAAAGCAACGATGAAACAAAAATAAAAGGGGCGGCCTTTCAGACCCGTGCGGATTTCGGAACCGCTGGGAATGCGGTGCTGGGGCTTTCCACCGAGGCCAGTGACTACACATCTGATTTCAGAAATGTGGACAAGGACAACGTCCCACCCACCGCCTATTATTACGATCATGGTCTGGACATGTATTCAGCGGCACTGGAATACAATGTGCGGCTGCTGTCAAAACTGGGGGTTACGGCCGGGTACAGCCACCACTGGCAGACCAAAGATGAGGGAAGTGATGTGGACAAGGGAAGCTATATGGCCGGTTTGAGTTATGATCTGACCGACAGCACCATACTGCGGGCCTCCTATGCCAGAAAGATCCGGTTTCCGGATATCAAGCAGCTGTATGATCCCAAATCCGGGAATGCCGATCTGGTGCCTGAAGAATCCAAAAATTACGAAGCCGGCATCACCCAGCGCCTTTTCGGGGACATGACCCTGGATCTGGCGGTGTTCAAACATGACGTATCCCAGTATATTGAAAAAAATGATGCCACCGAGCTCTACAAGAATTGGGAATCTTATGAATTCAAGGGATTTGAGATCTATCTGTTCAAGCCGTTTCTCACCTCCGGCACCATCGGTCTGGGGTATTCCTATCTGGACACCGAAGACAAGTCCGCCGGGGCCCAAAGAGATGAACTCCAGTACCGGCCGGCCCATAAATACACCCTGGATGTGGGATATACCTGGGATTTCGGCCTGAGAGTTCATGCAGACATCCTGCACACGGCCGACCAGTACTACTATTCCGATAACTTTGACAAGGGCAAACTCAAGGACTATACCCTGGTGAACGTGAAACTGGAACAAAAAGTCTACAAGGATTCGGTATTTCTCTACCTAGGACTGGATAACCTGACGGATGAAAATTATGAAGAATCCTATGGGCTGCCCCAGGCCGGCCGGACCGGATATGCCGGTATCCGGATGACCTTTTGA